The following coding sequences lie in one Verrucomicrobiia bacterium genomic window:
- a CDS encoding UvrD-helicase domain-containing protein produces MSRDYVLQPFRPAIHLEIDYANELNEQQCAAVTAPPGPSLVIAGAGSGKTRTLTYRVAYLLEQGIPPDRILLLTFTNKAAREMMRRVSDLLGQELSELWGGTFHSVGNRVLRLHAPLLGYQRDFTIMDREDSKHLITTCIAEAEIDIKATRFPKAEVLGDIFSMALNMQQAIPELLQHQYEHFEDLAAQVEKVQQHYVERKRTANAMDFDDLLALWLKLLREHADVREHYQRRFQFLLVDEYQDTNRLQSDLIDLIAERSRNVMVVGDDAQSIYAWRGANFQNILKFPDRYPGAHIYKIETNYRSTPEILAVANAAIRGNINQFSKELAAARKSGCKPVLVTCTDASEQAGFVTQRVLELRDEGTNLNSMAVLYRSHFHALELQLELTRRNIPFSITSGIRFFEQAHIKDVAAYLKLVLNPRDELSFKRLAQLLPGIGGKGADKLWKRFSAEWDAVAGGVQNAQPEESKDATGEPPKLAATLQRCAALVPRKAEVAWAQFATTFAQLEAPGVRSNASKMIQLVIEAGYEDYLAENYTNHETRVDDLEQLSVFARQFQTVSDFLTQLALLTNVEAGDDRPASRDDEQIRLSTIHQAKGLEFDVVFVIMLCDGLFPSGRSLENIEGEEEERRLFYVSVTRARNELYLSYPLVRAIAGGSGDMMQQASRFLHEIPRELLDEWNLRRY; encoded by the coding sequence ATGTCACGGGATTACGTGCTGCAGCCGTTCCGGCCGGCCATTCATCTGGAAATCGATTACGCGAACGAGCTGAACGAACAGCAGTGCGCAGCTGTGACAGCGCCTCCCGGCCCCTCGCTCGTGATCGCCGGCGCGGGTTCAGGCAAGACACGAACGCTCACCTACCGCGTTGCGTATCTTCTCGAGCAGGGAATTCCGCCCGATCGCATCCTGCTCCTCACGTTCACGAACAAGGCCGCTCGGGAAATGATGCGGCGCGTCAGCGACTTGCTGGGGCAGGAATTGTCAGAGTTGTGGGGAGGAACGTTTCATTCCGTTGGCAATCGCGTGCTGCGCCTGCACGCTCCGCTGCTCGGATATCAGCGCGATTTCACAATCATGGACCGCGAGGATTCCAAGCATTTGATCACAACGTGCATCGCGGAGGCGGAGATTGATATCAAGGCAACGCGCTTTCCCAAGGCGGAAGTCCTGGGAGACATCTTTTCGATGGCGCTCAACATGCAGCAGGCCATTCCAGAACTTCTGCAGCACCAGTATGAACATTTCGAGGATCTTGCCGCCCAGGTTGAAAAGGTGCAGCAACACTATGTCGAGCGGAAGCGGACGGCGAACGCGATGGATTTTGATGACCTCCTGGCGCTCTGGCTCAAGCTGCTGCGCGAGCATGCGGATGTGAGGGAGCATTACCAGCGACGATTCCAATTTCTGCTTGTGGACGAATACCAGGACACAAACCGCCTGCAGAGCGACCTGATTGATCTCATTGCGGAGCGCAGCCGGAATGTGATGGTGGTGGGTGACGACGCGCAGAGCATTTACGCGTGGCGCGGCGCGAACTTCCAGAACATCCTGAAGTTCCCCGACCGCTACCCGGGCGCGCACATTTACAAGATCGAAACGAATTACCGCAGCACGCCTGAAATTCTCGCCGTTGCCAACGCAGCCATTCGCGGGAACATCAATCAGTTTTCGAAGGAACTCGCGGCAGCTCGGAAATCAGGATGCAAGCCCGTGCTCGTGACGTGCACTGATGCCTCGGAGCAGGCGGGCTTTGTGACGCAACGCGTCCTGGAATTGCGTGACGAAGGGACAAACCTCAACAGCATGGCCGTCCTGTATCGATCACATTTCCACGCGCTCGAATTGCAGCTGGAGCTGACGCGGCGCAACATCCCATTCAGCATCACAAGCGGCATTCGCTTCTTCGAGCAGGCTCATATCAAGGACGTCGCCGCGTATCTCAAACTGGTGTTGAATCCGCGCGACGAGCTTTCCTTCAAGCGGCTGGCTCAGTTGCTGCCGGGCATCGGAGGGAAGGGAGCGGACAAACTCTGGAAACGTTTTTCAGCGGAGTGGGACGCTGTTGCCGGCGGGGTCCAGAATGCGCAGCCAGAGGAATCGAAAGATGCCACAGGCGAACCTCCAAAACTTGCCGCAACCTTGCAGCGCTGCGCTGCGCTCGTTCCGAGGAAGGCGGAGGTCGCGTGGGCGCAATTCGCAACCACGTTCGCACAACTCGAGGCACCCGGCGTTCGAAGCAACGCTTCAAAGATGATTCAACTCGTGATTGAAGCGGGTTACGAGGATTACCTGGCGGAGAACTACACGAACCATGAGACGCGTGTTGACGATCTCGAACAGTTGTCGGTGTTTGCACGGCAGTTTCAGACTGTGAGCGACTTCCTCACTCAATTGGCGCTGCTCACCAATGTCGAGGCCGGCGACGATCGGCCCGCGTCGCGCGATGACGAGCAGATCCGGCTTTCGACGATTCACCAGGCAAAAGGCCTCGAGTTCGATGTCGTGTTTGTGATCATGCTCTGCGACGGCTTGTTCCCGTCGGGGCGATCGTTGGAAAACATCGAAGGCGAGGAGGAGGAGCGCCGCTTGTTCTACGTATCCGTCACGCGCGCCCGCAATGAACTGTACCTGAGCTATCCGCTGGTCCGCGCAATTGCTGGCGGATCGGGCGACATGATGCAGCAGGCTTCGCGATTCCTCCATGAGATCCCGCGTGAACTCCTGGATGAATGGAACCTGCGGCGGTATTGA
- a CDS encoding cupin domain-containing protein, with amino-acid sequence MNEKPVIDAAIEKVISLEQETRFAPNGIVSRTLLRTPFSRIVLFGFAEGQELTEHTSTQHAVIQIASGECEFSLAGKIHNLKAGDMLYMPPGLPHAVRATQQFSMLLTLSKPAPVEATSPLALNSFAKVS; translated from the coding sequence ATGAACGAAAAGCCGGTGATTGATGCAGCAATCGAAAAAGTTATCTCATTGGAGCAGGAAACACGCTTCGCTCCCAACGGAATTGTCAGCCGCACCTTGTTGCGAACTCCCTTCAGCCGGATTGTGCTGTTTGGATTCGCAGAAGGCCAGGAACTGACGGAGCACACGTCAACCCAGCATGCAGTCATCCAAATTGCCTCGGGCGAATGCGAGTTTTCGCTCGCTGGAAAAATTCACAATTTAAAAGCGGGCGACATGCTCTACATGCCGCCCGGTTTGCCGCATGCCGTACGCGCCACCCAGCAGTTTTCAATGCTGCTCACGCTGTCAAAGCCGGCGCCTGTTGAAGCCACCTCGCCGCTCGCGCTCAATTCCTTTGCAAAGGTTTCATGA
- a CDS encoding DUF2249 domain-containing protein, which translates to MSTTVLDLREELRRGGAPFDRIMAAAGDLGIGGSLVLIAPFEPAPLYSVLGRLGFTHTSVANDAGEWEIRFVRNAANGAQAETPAAKSAVASEPATSWVEIDARGLQPPEPLVKILEAVTDLPHATELRARTDRRPMHLYPQLEERGFSGVTHEQPDGSFITHICRR; encoded by the coding sequence ATGAGCACCACGGTCCTGGATTTGCGCGAAGAACTGCGCCGCGGCGGTGCTCCGTTTGACCGGATCATGGCCGCTGCAGGAGACCTCGGAATTGGCGGCTCGCTCGTCCTCATCGCGCCCTTTGAGCCCGCGCCATTGTATTCAGTCCTTGGCCGCCTGGGATTCACACATACCAGCGTTGCCAATGACGCGGGGGAGTGGGAGATCCGTTTCGTGCGCAACGCAGCGAACGGGGCGCAGGCCGAAACACCTGCGGCGAAAAGCGCGGTCGCTTCAGAACCGGCAACAAGCTGGGTTGAAATCGACGCGCGCGGTCTCCAGCCACCTGAGCCCCTGGTTAAAATCCTCGAAGCTGTCACCGATCTGCCGCACGCGACCGAATTGCGTGCGCGAACTGATCGGCGCCCCATGCATCTTTATCCGCAGCTGGAAGAACGGGGATTTTCTGGCGTTACCCATGAACAACCTGATGGAAGCTTCATTACCCATATCTGCCGCCGCTAG